The genomic window ATAGCAAACATGTTAAACATTTAAGCTGCTTGTGTTGTACAAAAATGTTTGACATGTAGAATGTTTTTTATGATGTTTCATAAGTTTCTAAAATGCTTTGGAAGTCTTTAGAACAttccaaaataaataagtatttcgAAATATACCTGCGACGGTAGGCTGTGCTgaacgggatttttttttgtgttgttcaAGACAAGTTTCCAGACTGTATAACCATTCAATAAATACAATTCTCATATTTAAGTATGGAAATCACACTTTATTGTTTACATCACATAATAAAATACTGGCATTTGACACAAAATATGATTACAAATTGTTGGTATGGTTGAAAAGATTTTTTCCCACTAATAATAAAACAGAGTTTCATTTGAAAACATGTAGGAAGTTTCAAATCTTGATGGGTTGGATAACGAGATCAAATCTTCATCACTGTGTCATTTATACACATGAATATAATTGTAACTTACAAGTAAAGATTTATTGATTAAAAACGATCCTTACAATGTTAAGTCTACAGTAAATATTTATCACTCAGCCTTTATTCAGTCATAGTCATACTAGCTtataaaaagaaacaatttttcaCTACATTTGTTTACACCATCATTTCTCGTAgcaaaattcaggaaaaaaaaaaagacaattgtGTTGGggatttggaaaaaaaaggattactgctgaaaaaaaaattgaaattattttctcaGGACATGTACTTGGTAAAAATTGGTGGGGATAAGATGGTAAAGCACCAAGTATAGCATGCGGAGGCGTCCAATAAAGCTCCTGGCAACCACTTAAGTCTTTCAGATTAGAGGTTATTCTATGTTAAGCCCGTCCTACAACGAGTTATGAAAGCCTTGGAAGTCGTAGTGGCATTCTCAGTGCTTTAAAAGACAACGTTCTAATTTTATAGTTAGCAAATCTTTATATTAACCAGTAAAACactaaaataatatgaaaatagaaaataatatgaaaCCCAAATACTTCATTTTTGAGGGGAAAACTGTACTTTACTTTTATGTAAATTACGCCGATCAAAACTAACACCATTTTTTTCACAGGAAGTTTTGAATCTCGTAGTCACTTCTCAGTGTTGAATGGCTAGTTCTTGGTAGTCGTATGAGCTGAATTATAATAATCAGCTCCATGGCTCTAAAAAATGTTTCTGATATGTTGCAGGAACGTTTCAATGTTTCGAATTATGTAGGTTACATTTGTGAAATGTTTCTGTGATGATACGTGCTGCATAGACCGGGTTGACGCGGAGCGACCGCCAATAAATAGTGGGCTGATGGTAGTGGGGAAaggggtggtggggagggggaggcGGTGGGCGGAGCCTAGAGGCGGAGATTGCGGTTCGTGGAACTGACGTAGTTGAGCAGCTCGTCGCTGTCCTCGCAGATGAACGGCTTCTCGTGGTAGCAGGCCACGTCGTGCCAGGCGATGCCGTCCCCGTACACGTTGTTCAGCACGGCCAAGCACGACTCGTTGGTGCCGTTGATGTCGAACTCGGCGTTGTCGGGCTGGCGCTGCTTCTTGTGGCCCGTCTGGCTCCACGGGTTGAAGTTGAAGCCGGCGGGCACCTGGTTGGTGGGCGACATCTTCTGGCGCGTCGTCGACCAGAACCAGCCGTACAGGTTCTTGGGCTCCAGGTCGCGGCGGCCCTCGCAGCCCTTGAAGTCGCACAGGCGGCCGCTCGTCCAGATGTACGGCACGTCACCTGGAGCAACAAGTCCGCCGGCCATCACTCACTTCCTCCTCTCGCGTCCGAGCGGACACCCTCTACGGCTTTGGGGCCATTCAGTCGTCACGTGCTCATCAAGTGAAACTGTTAAGCTTTTGGCAACTTCTATACTACGCGTTAGTAGTTTACGTTTTATTTTTGGCTTCATGGCAGTCGATGTCATTGGAGACGCAGACACACAATGCAGGGTTTGTAAAAAATCGCAAGAAACGTAATTACGCAACATGCAACCAACGCAAGAACCTTTGATTTTAAAGCACGAAAGTCTCAAGATGTCGTCGCCAAACctacaaatttaaattgtaaGACAGTAGAAAAATCTCCCCAGAtcttcttttgaatatttaatttttataaacaaaatgtttttaatcttcactaattgtattaaaaagtatcatattattttattgtacgaagtttaaaatgtgaaaaaattatgtatataataaaaacaatatcgTGGCCTTCTATGCACATGAAATCTACGTATGTAAATGTTTTCGAAACACTTTACTTAAAATATCGAGGGTTGGAAAAGCAAGTTGTAacacaagaagttgaaagttgacTGATGCTTGAAAGTTGTTTCTGCGTCTTGCGAAGTATATAAACGGAACGTAACTACATACAGAAACGTTTGGCGTTCTGAGTTTCATGCGTTCTTGCGTTCATTGCGTAAGTCGTTCCACTGGCGAGTCTCGATCAGCTATTCTTGTACAGACAACTAAATCAAACAACCTATTTTACTTTGCACTTGctcgtattttaaaaataacatctcCTAATGACTCTTAAAAATTTACTTGCAAAAATGAATTAGAGTTTACGAAACGCAATCTGTATCTCACTCGACAACTGCCACGCACACTATTGCATGCAGAATGAGTTCATTAGCACAGTTGGCTCAGTACTACTTGATCGAAAGTTTTCTCCCTTTTAAAAGTTGTTTACcgccttaaaaatatttaacaacaatgGATATAAGAGCACTTTTACGTAAATATTTGTTGATACTTGGCACTGAACAAAAATAGACATGTCTAAAACTTGTATGAAAACATATTACCAATTGTCTTTACTGtaagagtttaaataaaaaaaaagtaattttcgcTTTACTGGAATTATATTCCTTATTATCATTACGTATCATCATTTAAATCAGCAACCACGCAATATGTGTAAAACACTTTTTGAGAATATCTTTTTGCTGAAAACTGCACAACGTTACACAAGCATGAAGTATAGGTTTGTTGTAATATGTGATATTTTGCGAGGTATTGTTATGCAAATGAAATTATGAAAAGTTTTCGTTAGAAATCTAATGTAAGGTATGCATCTTGCAAGAATTTTGCCTTGAtcttgaagaagaaaaaactgcTGTTTTATTTAAAAGCGAATTGATGTGTGATTATTTTGTGacttatattagaaaataaattttgaaatagaTGATCAGCTTGTATACACTATTAGTAATAACATGTTTAGATATCTTAAAACTCTCAGTACATCAAAAGGTTTCTCCAAcagcaaaccattttttttattgaagttgcCACTAATTGTTGTAATAGGTATGAAGTTTTACACACAAAGGACTCGAAGCAAAACAACAGGAATGTATGACTGTTGGTAGCTATCAATAGTAAAGAAATCAAagattacaataaaaaatataaacatatttgcatCTGTTTTCTAGTAACAAAGAAGAGAATATCATATATTAAGTAGTTGCGGATTCAACAAAATTTTagtgaaaacaatttttatagtactattatttaaaaaaagtattttttaaggcATATTACATAGTTTGATGGTAGGTTGGAAGTATAACGTGTTTGgctttatctttgaaagatttgtgcaatgggagtgtatgacttgatgtaagcttttggacatacgccattgctaaacattgtttagcaatggcgtatgtccaaaagcttacatcaagtcaacgtGTTTGGCTGACTTAAAAAGATTTCACTGTGAAATCCCTGACGTTAAAAATTAGATTTATTTATAGGAAAATGTATCATTTTGTAGTATTATTATTAACCGTCTCTCTTTTATCagtatcagaaaaaaatatttaaagccgactaaatttaaaaataattaataaaaactcgTGATGATCTAAAAGTCGTTGAAGCCAAATGTCTTTCAGTTGCTATCACTCCCATTTAATGTAATGGCTGAATGTCGCAAGCTGCGTCAAATTCAGGGCGCACGGTTTCAGGACGTTACCGGAAGGCGAGAGGCGTACTTTGTTTATTTAATTGGGAGTTCTCAAGAGATGGCAAGGGCACAGTAAAGACCAAGGATGCTGAGGGAAGGAATTGGACTTGGCCTAGACAAAGCCTCCATATTCCCAAAGTGGTTTTGGggtaaaaaaagaatttaaaaaaattgagtcCTACTCTAACCTCGGTTACGAGcaagttcatgtgttctcatgttgaaaatacgtttattatacaaaactcggacacaaaatttaaattagaagTCTTTATAATAATCGCGAATTATAATTTAAACTACTTTCTTGAAGCGAATCACTGCTGGAAAAGCTActtcgactatcaaatcattcgattcgTAGAGCAAAGGTTTTAACTATATAACAAAGCGGCTTTGATAGCACCAAATTTttgaccaggaattttattaatcAGTTAATACTACGAAGTTTCTCTTTGTATTTGTgtattttggttcgcgccatccgccacagatggcagcaccatggttacacatttccgttccacgcgacttccgttccgacTTCGTACTCcgaccaaatgccgtatatcgagagattttacacatcaaaatcaTGGAGTTAGGAAATTTACAGCACATGAAGTCTTTCTTACCCACCATCGCCACGTTTCAacacacccaaaacattgcgggaTTATGGTTAAGATGGGGTCTCatacgccatgttttttttttcttcatcttctCAGCGTTTCTATTAGCTAAGGGTTGTTTGGTAAACTTGAAATTGTAACTCTCTTATATTAacatcttcaaaatatttttacttcgtGGTATATAATTGCTGAGAAATTTCGCCGCAAGCGGTAACAATTATAAACAATTGCTAGACTTCTAACACATATTATATATCACTAAGTAAAAATTTATAgcaaatattagtgacagaactgCAAATTAAAGAGTGGTATAATGGTGAGTATACAAAATTGCCCTTAACTAATAATAacgacgataaaaaaaataaaaaatattacgttaGAGGAACAATTTAATAAGTATGAATAGGATTAacgtcgttaaacacagtcacttcGATAACATACAGTCATTAAAAACCGTTTCCACAATGGAAGACACTATTGTTCAGTGAATGTTTTGGGTGTACCACAAACACGGCCCAGACCATCATCCGGCTTCACGCAATAGGGAGACCGGATCCACTGGAACCCCGGGGGTCCCCTGGAATGTGCGAGTCCAGCGCCGCGGGCTACCTTGCTGCAGCAGGTTGAAGGCGATGTTGTTCTCCTCCTGCGTCTCCATGGTCATGAGGTCCATGCAGTACTCGCGACACACGTTCCTCGCGTCCAGCCAGTCGAGGCGGGAGTTGCGGTACTGCGGGTGGTGGCCGCTGAAGAAGTAGTTGTGGCCGCGGTAGAAGAACTCCTTCGGCCCTGCGACACACGGAGACACACCGCGTCAGCGACACCAACACCCGCACACACTGTTACCTTTCCTCGAGGCATCGCGGCATCGATACAAGTCGATAGTTGTTATACCGTTACACAAGCCTTGTTCCAACGGCACGTGACCCGGAGAGCCCGGTCTGAAGTTGAGTCGCACCTCGCGCAGTAAGAGCGTGAAGACCTGGTTATTGCTCGAGGTGGATCGACCTTCCCCTGTGATAGGTCGGTTGATGCTCCGACGTCACAGGCTGGTGGATCGACGTATGACGAGTGTCAGTGCGGTGAGTGCACAGACCTGCCAAGCCACGCACTGTGGAAACAAGGCTACAGGTACGCCAAACCGCATTGGCTAATTCACAGAGGACTAGGGGAGTGTGGGAGCTACCACTTTCCTAAGTGGGgggaaacataatttaaaaaaaagtagcaagactctttttatttaaatataatttgtaactatttctcaaaaaatattgataaaaattgtatttaatatttattttgttctttATTATTGTGTCGCGCAATGgacacccctcccccttctccccaAGAAAGATGTTGAATTACCTAAAATGTACCATAATTATCACAgtaaatgaaaaacaaaacaattttacgGGTTAATAAGGgagttaaaataaaattcctgGATATACAATAATCGAAGCTTATGAAACAATGGTCGAAACCAAAGTAGTTTGTCATAAATTCAtgtgtttataaacttaagtACAATTTTTGCTGAgaataactttattaaaaaaaattaattttaacaacttTCTTAGTTGGGTAATATCATTTGTAGAGGGAAAAATTACACACGTCCGAATTGCTGTAATACACGACCAAGGAAAATATTTAAGATCACAAGTAATTAACTGTGTTCTATAATCCGGAAAAAGCATAAACAATATCAAATCTGCATAATTTAAAGTGTTGTCCGAAGATACTGGGCACATAGGCATGGCTAGGATTTGCGTAAAAGGCTAAGGAGAAAAATATATGTAAGAATATATTTTGGTTAGGCTTgtttctgtgtgtatgtgtgtgtgtgtgtgtgggggggggggggtgtttgtggaATACTAAGGGAATCCTAACCCAGAAAATACTAAAAACATTATGCTTGGAAATGCTTTTTTTAAGGGTACATAATGAGAACtcgtggttgttttttttttcgaaacctAATAATTTTAGATAACATTGACCTTTTATGAAAGTTAGTTCCTTACATTGCCCCCATTTATGATCTATAATGTCCTAATATGTGTTTAAAGAGAAAACTTGTCTCTAATTTTACATACATTTAGCGTTTCTTTAGTTATTTTAAGCTTGTTAGTGAggagttttatttaatattaaataaaataattcagtaCTATAAGGGGTAGGGGGTCAAGGGGATGGCCTCATTCGGCCCTCACCAAACCAAACGTTCTTGGGGGCAAACACCAGGGAGTAAATAATACAGCTGAAGCAACGATCTTTGCAATATTTTGGAAACGCGTGCGTGCTCCGGACATCGCTCACAACAGCGTCAGAAGGAGCGCACGCCGGGCCATTCCGTTACCCCGCACGATGCGCACGAAGCTCTCCTTTCGCGTCGCCGCCGCCGTCGATGGCGGGCAACGAGATCGCGGTCCGGGAACTGAACGCTCGCGCAACGCGGCGaagaggggaagccttcatttcacagacgagagagccacacccgaagttccccgaagttcatgctcgctttcccccccccccccccctccgtgctatctcattgtataaaccggtgtggcattaaaatttgcggtcgattaggataggttagctacattataaatactttaaaacattgtggatggttggttatattaggtaagtatagctacattaaaaatactgaaaaatcattttattgttgcttagcagataactttttaatatgtagctatccagggctaggaaaccgtttacatgatttcacagtatctttaatgtagctatcctaaccaaatcaaccgtccacaatgttttaaagtatttataatgtagctaacctaacctaattgaccattagttatcatgagttgtccaaaataaacattcacggaatatgattacaaataaataccgttgccttgtttatggtctttgaAGGCGATCTCGCGCCTCGGGACAAGCATCCTGTTCACACGCCCCGAGTCGAGCGGCCGAACTATTCGCGTTCGTGCAGTCCCAGACGGTTATTTTCTCACAGCCGGTAAACGGCGAATCGAGGCGACGTCGTCGTCCAAGCGTGACGGAAGTTTGACGCCCAGATTGGggcaactaaaagtgcaacgatcagGAGTGGGACGTTCGATGGCATGTTTGCATTATAGAACACTTGCGTACTTAGGCACTTACATACTTGTACATAGTCTTATATACTATATGCCCATGCTTTGCTACAGAACAGAACACCCTCGCACTGCTTATTAGACCCTATACATGCCTAGCCTCGTGAGTACGCCACTtcttgaacataaaaaaaaatctaaagataattttaaaaatctaatttttaaaaatatcattagaCCTCAAATAAACGGAAAGAAATAGGAACCAAAGATGCCATAT from Bacillus rossius redtenbacheri isolate Brsri chromosome 1, Brsri_v3, whole genome shotgun sequence includes these protein-coding regions:
- the LOC134536808 gene encoding uncharacterized protein LOC134536808, with protein sequence MKLQLRCVAVAVSVLATLASPAINEVRQPSSRPGRFLSLPVPNKCAQRPKEFFYRGHNYFFSGHHPQYRNSRLDWLDARNVCREYCMDLMTMETQEENNIAFNLLQQGDVPYIWTSGRLCDFKGCEGRRDLEPKNLYGWFWSTTRQKMSPTNQVPAGFNFNPWSQTGHKKQRQPDNAEFDINGTNESCLAVLNNVYGDGIAWHDVACYHEKPFICEDSDELLNYVSSTNRNLRL